The Prinia subflava isolate CZ2003 ecotype Zambia chromosome 13, Cam_Psub_1.2, whole genome shotgun sequence genome contains a region encoding:
- the ESRP2 gene encoding epithelial splicing regulatory protein 2 isoform X4 gives MTASHSDSLVVLFGATAGAYGAKLGSDERELILLVWQVVDLHSKKVGTLHKSLVKADNLDLSDQCREVSGLTPEGLGKAEPLDRVLQQFSHLVSSDLKVLGRSSYTLCSDGQLLIRQVLHPETSKKNFLLSDCFYSFYDLRKEFHTCYPSSAAVKDQTIKSMAEYLGLGTDEAEEDFGVWQVKTMVAIIFSMLSEGCNHVFTEPETVKYKYETGPCSKSETVDSETVIRARGLPWQSSDQDIARFFKGLNIAKGGVALCLNSQGRRNGEALVRFVNSEQRDLALERHKHHMGSRYIEVYKATGEEFLKIAGGTSNEVAQFLSKENQVIIRMRGLPFTATQEDVLGFLGPECPVTGGKEGLLFVKYPDGRPTGDAFVLFACEEYAQNALKKHKEILGKRYIELFRSTAAEVQQVLNRYMSTPLIPTLPTPIIPVIPPPYTIATGSIRDCVRLRGLPYTAGIDDILEFMGDATGDIKPHGVHMVLNQQGRPSGDAFIQMKSADKAFMVAQKCHKKMMKDRYVEVFQCSGEEMNFVLMGGTLNRSGLSPPPCKLPCLSPPAYAAFQTAAVIPAEAAALYQPQALLPTTRTPQASAAAPPTVTYYPAQAAQLYMNYTAYYPSPPVSPTTVGYLAAPPGAVAAAATATHTPILPQPGALVRMQGLPYNTGMKEILSFFQGYQYAPDDYNGLIQLSDQARSVLQAPKEWVCL, from the exons ATGACGGCTTCGCACAGTGACTCTTTGGTGGTGTTGTTTGGGGCAACAGCTGGTGCATATGGGGCTAAACTGGGTTCGGATGAGAGGGAACTAATTCTCTTGGTGTGGCAAGTTGTGGATCTACACAGCAAGAAG GTAGGGACGCTACACAAATCCCTGGTGAAAGCAGACAACTTGGACTTAAGTGACCAGTGTCGAGAAGTCAGTGGCTTGACACCAGAGGGACTGGGCAAAGCTGAACCACTGGACCGGGTTCTTCAACAG tttagTCACCTGGTATCCAGTGACTTGAAAGTACTTGGAAGGAGCTCTTACACACTCTGCAGTGATGGCCAGTTACTCATTCGACAAGTTCTCCACCCAGAAACATCCAAGAAG AACTTCTTGTTGTCAGACTGCTTCTATTCCTTTTATGATCTGCGCAAAGAATTCCACACTTGCTACCCAAGTTCAGCCGCCGTGAAAGATCAGACCATCAAGAGCATGGCAGAAT ATCTAGGCTTAGGGACAGATGAAGCAGAGGAAGACTTTGGCGTGTGGCAAGTGAAGACCATGGTGGCTATCATTTTCAGCATGCTCTCAGAAGGTTGTA ATCACGTATTTACTGAGCCTGAAACTGTGAAATACAAGTATGAAACAGGTCCTTG CAGTAAATCTGAAACTGTGGACAGTGAGACAGTAATACGTGCCAGGGGTTTGCCTTGGCAGTCTTCAGACCAGGATATCGCTCGATTTTTCAAAGGACTCAACATTGCCAA GGGTGGTGTGGCTCTTTGTCTGAATTCtcaaggaagaagaaatgggGAGGCTTTGGTTCGGTTTGTCAATTCTGAACAGAGAGACCTTGCCCTGGAAAGGCACAAGCATCACATGGGTAGCAGATACATTGAG GTTTACAAAGCCACTGGGGAAGAGTTCTTAAAAATTGCAGGAG GCACCTCCAATGAAGTGGCCCAGTTCTTATCCAAGGAGAATCAAGTCATCATCCGGATGAGAGGCCTTCCCTTCACCGCCACTCAGGAAGATGTCCTGGGCTTCCTGGGGCCCGAGTGCCCAGTcacaggagggaaggagggactCCTCTTTGTCAAGTACCCAGATGGCAGGCCCACAGGAGATGCATTTGTGTTATTTGCCTGTGAAGAATATGCACAGAATGCACttaaaaagcacaaagaaatacTTGGAAAACGTTACATTGAACTcttcaggagcacagcagcagaggtccAACAG GTACTCAATCGATACATGTCAACACCCCTTATTCCAACTCTTCCAACTCCCATCATTCCAGTCATCCCCCCACCATACACCATTGCCACCGGCAGCATCCGCGACTGTGTCCGGCTCAGGGGTCTGCCGTACACTGCTGGCATTGATGACATCTTGGAGTTTATGGGAGATGCCACGGGGGATATCAAGCCCCATGGAGTTCACATGGTCCTTAATCAGCAG GGACGACCGTCAGGTGATGCTTTTATCCAAATGAAATCTGCTGACAAAGCCTTTATGGTGGCtcaaaaatgtcacaaaaaaaTGATGAAGGACCGTTATGTGGAAGTATTCCAGTGTTCTGGAGAGGAGATGAACTTTGTTTTAATGGGTGGCACTTTAAATCGTAGTGGCTTATCCCCACCGCCATGTAAGTTACCAT GTCTTTCTCCACCAGCTTATGCTGCTTTCCAAACAGCAGCTGTgatcccagcagaggcagcagcccttTACCAGCCACAAGCCCTCTTGCCAACCACCAGGACGCCCCAGGCCTCCGCAGCTGCTCCTCCAACTGTTACCTACtacccagcccaggctgctcagctTTACATGAACTACACAGCTTACTACCCCAG TCCTCCAGTATCTCCTACCACGGTGGGGTACCTcgcagctcctccaggagctgtggcagctgctgccactgccacccacACTCCGATCCTGCCGCAGCCTGGAGCCTTGGTCCGGATGCAGGGCTTGCCATACAACACAGGAATGAAGGAGATACTCAGTTTCTTCCAGGGGTACCAG TATGCACCTGATGACTACAATGGCCTAATTCAGCTGAGCGATCAAGCCAGGAGTGTGTTACAAGCACCGAAAGAGTGGGTCTGTTTGTAA
- the ESRP2 gene encoding epithelial splicing regulatory protein 2 isoform X3, which translates to MTASHSDSLVVLFGATAGAYGAKLGSDERELILLVWQVVDLHSKKVGTLHKSLVKADNLDLSDQCREVSGLTPEGLGKAEPLDRVLQQFSHLVSSDLKVLGRSSYTLCSDGQLLIRQVLHPETSKKNFLLSDCFYSFYDLRKEFHTCYPSSAAVKDQTIKSMAEYLGLGTDEAEEDFGVWQVKTMVAIIFSMLSEGCNHVFTEPETVKYKYETGPCSKSETVDSETVIRARGLPWQSSDQDIARFFKGLNIAKGGVALCLNSQGRRNGEALVRFVNSEQRDLALERHKHHMGSRYIEVYKATGEEFLKIAGGTSNEVAQFLSKENQVIIRMRGLPFTATQEDVLGFLGPECPVTGGKEGLLFVKYPDGRPTGDAFVLFACEEYAQNALKKHKEILGKRYIELFRSTAAEVQQVLNRYMSTPLIPTLPTPIIPVIPPPYTIATGSIRDCVRLRGLPYTAGIDDILEFMGDATGDIKPHGVHMVLNQQGRPSGDAFIQMKSADKAFMVAQKCHKKMMKDRYVEVFQCSGEEMNFVLMGGTLNRSGLSPPPCLSPPAYAAFQTAAVIPAEAAALYQPQALLPTTRTPQASAAAPPTVTYYPAQAAQLYMNYTAYYPSPPVSPTTVGYLAAPPGAVAAAATATHTPILPQPGALVRMQGLPYNTGMKEILSFFQGYQLQADSILMLYNFSGQPSGEALVTFPSLDLAKKAVAERNGQLLGSRCVQLYLV; encoded by the exons ATGACGGCTTCGCACAGTGACTCTTTGGTGGTGTTGTTTGGGGCAACAGCTGGTGCATATGGGGCTAAACTGGGTTCGGATGAGAGGGAACTAATTCTCTTGGTGTGGCAAGTTGTGGATCTACACAGCAAGAAG GTAGGGACGCTACACAAATCCCTGGTGAAAGCAGACAACTTGGACTTAAGTGACCAGTGTCGAGAAGTCAGTGGCTTGACACCAGAGGGACTGGGCAAAGCTGAACCACTGGACCGGGTTCTTCAACAG tttagTCACCTGGTATCCAGTGACTTGAAAGTACTTGGAAGGAGCTCTTACACACTCTGCAGTGATGGCCAGTTACTCATTCGACAAGTTCTCCACCCAGAAACATCCAAGAAG AACTTCTTGTTGTCAGACTGCTTCTATTCCTTTTATGATCTGCGCAAAGAATTCCACACTTGCTACCCAAGTTCAGCCGCCGTGAAAGATCAGACCATCAAGAGCATGGCAGAAT ATCTAGGCTTAGGGACAGATGAAGCAGAGGAAGACTTTGGCGTGTGGCAAGTGAAGACCATGGTGGCTATCATTTTCAGCATGCTCTCAGAAGGTTGTA ATCACGTATTTACTGAGCCTGAAACTGTGAAATACAAGTATGAAACAGGTCCTTG CAGTAAATCTGAAACTGTGGACAGTGAGACAGTAATACGTGCCAGGGGTTTGCCTTGGCAGTCTTCAGACCAGGATATCGCTCGATTTTTCAAAGGACTCAACATTGCCAA GGGTGGTGTGGCTCTTTGTCTGAATTCtcaaggaagaagaaatgggGAGGCTTTGGTTCGGTTTGTCAATTCTGAACAGAGAGACCTTGCCCTGGAAAGGCACAAGCATCACATGGGTAGCAGATACATTGAG GTTTACAAAGCCACTGGGGAAGAGTTCTTAAAAATTGCAGGAG GCACCTCCAATGAAGTGGCCCAGTTCTTATCCAAGGAGAATCAAGTCATCATCCGGATGAGAGGCCTTCCCTTCACCGCCACTCAGGAAGATGTCCTGGGCTTCCTGGGGCCCGAGTGCCCAGTcacaggagggaaggagggactCCTCTTTGTCAAGTACCCAGATGGCAGGCCCACAGGAGATGCATTTGTGTTATTTGCCTGTGAAGAATATGCACAGAATGCACttaaaaagcacaaagaaatacTTGGAAAACGTTACATTGAACTcttcaggagcacagcagcagaggtccAACAG GTACTCAATCGATACATGTCAACACCCCTTATTCCAACTCTTCCAACTCCCATCATTCCAGTCATCCCCCCACCATACACCATTGCCACCGGCAGCATCCGCGACTGTGTCCGGCTCAGGGGTCTGCCGTACACTGCTGGCATTGATGACATCTTGGAGTTTATGGGAGATGCCACGGGGGATATCAAGCCCCATGGAGTTCACATGGTCCTTAATCAGCAG GGACGACCGTCAGGTGATGCTTTTATCCAAATGAAATCTGCTGACAAAGCCTTTATGGTGGCtcaaaaatgtcacaaaaaaaTGATGAAGGACCGTTATGTGGAAGTATTCCAGTGTTCTGGAGAGGAGATGAACTTTGTTTTAATGGGTGGCACTTTAAATCGTAGTGGCTTATCCCCACCGCCAT GTCTTTCTCCACCAGCTTATGCTGCTTTCCAAACAGCAGCTGTgatcccagcagaggcagcagcccttTACCAGCCACAAGCCCTCTTGCCAACCACCAGGACGCCCCAGGCCTCCGCAGCTGCTCCTCCAACTGTTACCTACtacccagcccaggctgctcagctTTACATGAACTACACAGCTTACTACCCCAG TCCTCCAGTATCTCCTACCACGGTGGGGTACCTcgcagctcctccaggagctgtggcagctgctgccactgccacccacACTCCGATCCTGCCGCAGCCTGGAGCCTTGGTCCGGATGCAGGGCTTGCCATACAACACAGGAATGAAGGAGATACTCAGTTTCTTCCAGGGGTACCAG CTCCAAGCAGATTCCATCCTCATGCTTTACAACTTTAGTGGCCAGCCCAGTGGCGAGGCGTTGGTGACTTTTCCAAGCCTGGATCTAGCTAAGAAAGCAGTGGCTGAGAGAAAcgggcagctcctgggaagcCGCTGTGTACAATTGTACCTGGTCTAA
- the ESRP2 gene encoding epithelial splicing regulatory protein 2 isoform X2, whose protein sequence is MTASHSDSLVVLFGATAGAYGAKLGSDERELILLVWQVVDLHSKKVGTLHKSLVKADNLDLSDQCREVSGLTPEGLGKAEPLDRVLQQFSHLVSSDLKVLGRSSYTLCSDGQLLIRQVLHPETSKKNFLLSDCFYSFYDLRKEFHTCYPSSAAVKDQTIKSMAEYLGLGTDEAEEDFGVWQVKTMVAIIFSMLSEDHVFTEPETVKYKYETGPCSKSETVDSETVIRARGLPWQSSDQDIARFFKGLNIAKGGVALCLNSQGRRNGEALVRFVNSEQRDLALERHKHHMGSRYIEVYKATGEEFLKIAGGTSNEVAQFLSKENQVIIRMRGLPFTATQEDVLGFLGPECPVTGGKEGLLFVKYPDGRPTGDAFVLFACEEYAQNALKKHKEILGKRYIELFRSTAAEVQQVLNRYMSTPLIPTLPTPIIPVIPPPYTIATGSIRDCVRLRGLPYTAGIDDILEFMGDATGDIKPHGVHMVLNQQGRPSGDAFIQMKSADKAFMVAQKCHKKMMKDRYVEVFQCSGEEMNFVLMGGTLNRSGLSPPPCKLPCLSPPAYAAFQTAAVIPAEAAALYQPQALLPTTRTPQASAAAPPTVTYYPAQAAQLYMNYTAYYPSPPVSPTTVGYLAAPPGAVAAAATATHTPILPQPGALVRMQGLPYNTGMKEILSFFQGYQLQADSILMLYNFSGQPSGEALVTFPSLDLAKKAVAERNGQLLGSRCVQLYLV, encoded by the exons ATGACGGCTTCGCACAGTGACTCTTTGGTGGTGTTGTTTGGGGCAACAGCTGGTGCATATGGGGCTAAACTGGGTTCGGATGAGAGGGAACTAATTCTCTTGGTGTGGCAAGTTGTGGATCTACACAGCAAGAAG GTAGGGACGCTACACAAATCCCTGGTGAAAGCAGACAACTTGGACTTAAGTGACCAGTGTCGAGAAGTCAGTGGCTTGACACCAGAGGGACTGGGCAAAGCTGAACCACTGGACCGGGTTCTTCAACAG tttagTCACCTGGTATCCAGTGACTTGAAAGTACTTGGAAGGAGCTCTTACACACTCTGCAGTGATGGCCAGTTACTCATTCGACAAGTTCTCCACCCAGAAACATCCAAGAAG AACTTCTTGTTGTCAGACTGCTTCTATTCCTTTTATGATCTGCGCAAAGAATTCCACACTTGCTACCCAAGTTCAGCCGCCGTGAAAGATCAGACCATCAAGAGCATGGCAGAAT ATCTAGGCTTAGGGACAGATGAAGCAGAGGAAGACTTTGGCGTGTGGCAAGTGAAGACCATGGTGGCTATCATTTTCAGCATGCTCTCAGAAG ATCACGTATTTACTGAGCCTGAAACTGTGAAATACAAGTATGAAACAGGTCCTTG CAGTAAATCTGAAACTGTGGACAGTGAGACAGTAATACGTGCCAGGGGTTTGCCTTGGCAGTCTTCAGACCAGGATATCGCTCGATTTTTCAAAGGACTCAACATTGCCAA GGGTGGTGTGGCTCTTTGTCTGAATTCtcaaggaagaagaaatgggGAGGCTTTGGTTCGGTTTGTCAATTCTGAACAGAGAGACCTTGCCCTGGAAAGGCACAAGCATCACATGGGTAGCAGATACATTGAG GTTTACAAAGCCACTGGGGAAGAGTTCTTAAAAATTGCAGGAG GCACCTCCAATGAAGTGGCCCAGTTCTTATCCAAGGAGAATCAAGTCATCATCCGGATGAGAGGCCTTCCCTTCACCGCCACTCAGGAAGATGTCCTGGGCTTCCTGGGGCCCGAGTGCCCAGTcacaggagggaaggagggactCCTCTTTGTCAAGTACCCAGATGGCAGGCCCACAGGAGATGCATTTGTGTTATTTGCCTGTGAAGAATATGCACAGAATGCACttaaaaagcacaaagaaatacTTGGAAAACGTTACATTGAACTcttcaggagcacagcagcagaggtccAACAG GTACTCAATCGATACATGTCAACACCCCTTATTCCAACTCTTCCAACTCCCATCATTCCAGTCATCCCCCCACCATACACCATTGCCACCGGCAGCATCCGCGACTGTGTCCGGCTCAGGGGTCTGCCGTACACTGCTGGCATTGATGACATCTTGGAGTTTATGGGAGATGCCACGGGGGATATCAAGCCCCATGGAGTTCACATGGTCCTTAATCAGCAG GGACGACCGTCAGGTGATGCTTTTATCCAAATGAAATCTGCTGACAAAGCCTTTATGGTGGCtcaaaaatgtcacaaaaaaaTGATGAAGGACCGTTATGTGGAAGTATTCCAGTGTTCTGGAGAGGAGATGAACTTTGTTTTAATGGGTGGCACTTTAAATCGTAGTGGCTTATCCCCACCGCCATGTAAGTTACCAT GTCTTTCTCCACCAGCTTATGCTGCTTTCCAAACAGCAGCTGTgatcccagcagaggcagcagcccttTACCAGCCACAAGCCCTCTTGCCAACCACCAGGACGCCCCAGGCCTCCGCAGCTGCTCCTCCAACTGTTACCTACtacccagcccaggctgctcagctTTACATGAACTACACAGCTTACTACCCCAG TCCTCCAGTATCTCCTACCACGGTGGGGTACCTcgcagctcctccaggagctgtggcagctgctgccactgccacccacACTCCGATCCTGCCGCAGCCTGGAGCCTTGGTCCGGATGCAGGGCTTGCCATACAACACAGGAATGAAGGAGATACTCAGTTTCTTCCAGGGGTACCAG CTCCAAGCAGATTCCATCCTCATGCTTTACAACTTTAGTGGCCAGCCCAGTGGCGAGGCGTTGGTGACTTTTCCAAGCCTGGATCTAGCTAAGAAAGCAGTGGCTGAGAGAAAcgggcagctcctgggaagcCGCTGTGTACAATTGTACCTGGTCTAA
- the ESRP2 gene encoding epithelial splicing regulatory protein 2 isoform X5 → MTASHSDSLVVLFGATAGAYGAKLGSDERELILLVWQVVDLHSKKVGTLHKSLVKADNLDLSDQCREVSGLTPEGLGKAEPLDRVLQQFSHLVSSDLKVLGRSSYTLCSDGQLLIRQVLHPETSKKNFLLSDCFYSFYDLRKEFHTCYPSSAAVKDQTIKSMAEYLGLGTDEAEEDFGVWQVKTMVAIIFSMLSEGCNHVFTEPETVKYKYETGPCSKSETVDSETVIRARGLPWQSSDQDIARFFKGLNIAKGGVALCLNSQGRRNGEALVRFVNSEQRDLALERHKHHMGSRYIEVYKATGEEFLKIAGGTSNEVAQFLSKENQVIIRMRGLPFTATQEDVLGFLGPECPVTGGKEGLLFVKYPDGRPTGDAFVLFACEEYAQNALKKHKEILGKRYIELFRSTAAEVQQVLNRYMSTPLIPTLPTPIIPVIPPPYTIATGSIRDCVRLRGLPYTAGIDDILEFMGDATGDIKPHGVHMVLNQQGRPSGDAFIQMKSADKAFMVAQKCHKKMMKDRYVEVFQCSGEEMNFVLMGGTLNRSGLSPPPCLSPPAYAAFQTAAVIPAEAAALYQPQALLPTTRTPQASAAAPPTVTYYPAQAAQLYMNYTAYYPSPPVSPTTVGYLAAPPGAVAAAATATHTPILPQPGALVRMQGLPYNTGMKEILSFFQGYQYAPDDYNGLIQLSDQARSVLQAPKEWVCL, encoded by the exons ATGACGGCTTCGCACAGTGACTCTTTGGTGGTGTTGTTTGGGGCAACAGCTGGTGCATATGGGGCTAAACTGGGTTCGGATGAGAGGGAACTAATTCTCTTGGTGTGGCAAGTTGTGGATCTACACAGCAAGAAG GTAGGGACGCTACACAAATCCCTGGTGAAAGCAGACAACTTGGACTTAAGTGACCAGTGTCGAGAAGTCAGTGGCTTGACACCAGAGGGACTGGGCAAAGCTGAACCACTGGACCGGGTTCTTCAACAG tttagTCACCTGGTATCCAGTGACTTGAAAGTACTTGGAAGGAGCTCTTACACACTCTGCAGTGATGGCCAGTTACTCATTCGACAAGTTCTCCACCCAGAAACATCCAAGAAG AACTTCTTGTTGTCAGACTGCTTCTATTCCTTTTATGATCTGCGCAAAGAATTCCACACTTGCTACCCAAGTTCAGCCGCCGTGAAAGATCAGACCATCAAGAGCATGGCAGAAT ATCTAGGCTTAGGGACAGATGAAGCAGAGGAAGACTTTGGCGTGTGGCAAGTGAAGACCATGGTGGCTATCATTTTCAGCATGCTCTCAGAAGGTTGTA ATCACGTATTTACTGAGCCTGAAACTGTGAAATACAAGTATGAAACAGGTCCTTG CAGTAAATCTGAAACTGTGGACAGTGAGACAGTAATACGTGCCAGGGGTTTGCCTTGGCAGTCTTCAGACCAGGATATCGCTCGATTTTTCAAAGGACTCAACATTGCCAA GGGTGGTGTGGCTCTTTGTCTGAATTCtcaaggaagaagaaatgggGAGGCTTTGGTTCGGTTTGTCAATTCTGAACAGAGAGACCTTGCCCTGGAAAGGCACAAGCATCACATGGGTAGCAGATACATTGAG GTTTACAAAGCCACTGGGGAAGAGTTCTTAAAAATTGCAGGAG GCACCTCCAATGAAGTGGCCCAGTTCTTATCCAAGGAGAATCAAGTCATCATCCGGATGAGAGGCCTTCCCTTCACCGCCACTCAGGAAGATGTCCTGGGCTTCCTGGGGCCCGAGTGCCCAGTcacaggagggaaggagggactCCTCTTTGTCAAGTACCCAGATGGCAGGCCCACAGGAGATGCATTTGTGTTATTTGCCTGTGAAGAATATGCACAGAATGCACttaaaaagcacaaagaaatacTTGGAAAACGTTACATTGAACTcttcaggagcacagcagcagaggtccAACAG GTACTCAATCGATACATGTCAACACCCCTTATTCCAACTCTTCCAACTCCCATCATTCCAGTCATCCCCCCACCATACACCATTGCCACCGGCAGCATCCGCGACTGTGTCCGGCTCAGGGGTCTGCCGTACACTGCTGGCATTGATGACATCTTGGAGTTTATGGGAGATGCCACGGGGGATATCAAGCCCCATGGAGTTCACATGGTCCTTAATCAGCAG GGACGACCGTCAGGTGATGCTTTTATCCAAATGAAATCTGCTGACAAAGCCTTTATGGTGGCtcaaaaatgtcacaaaaaaaTGATGAAGGACCGTTATGTGGAAGTATTCCAGTGTTCTGGAGAGGAGATGAACTTTGTTTTAATGGGTGGCACTTTAAATCGTAGTGGCTTATCCCCACCGCCAT GTCTTTCTCCACCAGCTTATGCTGCTTTCCAAACAGCAGCTGTgatcccagcagaggcagcagcccttTACCAGCCACAAGCCCTCTTGCCAACCACCAGGACGCCCCAGGCCTCCGCAGCTGCTCCTCCAACTGTTACCTACtacccagcccaggctgctcagctTTACATGAACTACACAGCTTACTACCCCAG TCCTCCAGTATCTCCTACCACGGTGGGGTACCTcgcagctcctccaggagctgtggcagctgctgccactgccacccacACTCCGATCCTGCCGCAGCCTGGAGCCTTGGTCCGGATGCAGGGCTTGCCATACAACACAGGAATGAAGGAGATACTCAGTTTCTTCCAGGGGTACCAG TATGCACCTGATGACTACAATGGCCTAATTCAGCTGAGCGATCAAGCCAGGAGTGTGTTACAAGCACCGAAAGAGTGGGTCTGTTTGTAA
- the ESRP2 gene encoding epithelial splicing regulatory protein 2 isoform X1, with protein MTASHSDSLVVLFGATAGAYGAKLGSDERELILLVWQVVDLHSKKVGTLHKSLVKADNLDLSDQCREVSGLTPEGLGKAEPLDRVLQQFSHLVSSDLKVLGRSSYTLCSDGQLLIRQVLHPETSKKNFLLSDCFYSFYDLRKEFHTCYPSSAAVKDQTIKSMAEYLGLGTDEAEEDFGVWQVKTMVAIIFSMLSEGCNHVFTEPETVKYKYETGPCSKSETVDSETVIRARGLPWQSSDQDIARFFKGLNIAKGGVALCLNSQGRRNGEALVRFVNSEQRDLALERHKHHMGSRYIEVYKATGEEFLKIAGGTSNEVAQFLSKENQVIIRMRGLPFTATQEDVLGFLGPECPVTGGKEGLLFVKYPDGRPTGDAFVLFACEEYAQNALKKHKEILGKRYIELFRSTAAEVQQVLNRYMSTPLIPTLPTPIIPVIPPPYTIATGSIRDCVRLRGLPYTAGIDDILEFMGDATGDIKPHGVHMVLNQQGRPSGDAFIQMKSADKAFMVAQKCHKKMMKDRYVEVFQCSGEEMNFVLMGGTLNRSGLSPPPCKLPCLSPPAYAAFQTAAVIPAEAAALYQPQALLPTTRTPQASAAAPPTVTYYPAQAAQLYMNYTAYYPSPPVSPTTVGYLAAPPGAVAAAATATHTPILPQPGALVRMQGLPYNTGMKEILSFFQGYQLQADSILMLYNFSGQPSGEALVTFPSLDLAKKAVAERNGQLLGSRCVQLYLV; from the exons ATGACGGCTTCGCACAGTGACTCTTTGGTGGTGTTGTTTGGGGCAACAGCTGGTGCATATGGGGCTAAACTGGGTTCGGATGAGAGGGAACTAATTCTCTTGGTGTGGCAAGTTGTGGATCTACACAGCAAGAAG GTAGGGACGCTACACAAATCCCTGGTGAAAGCAGACAACTTGGACTTAAGTGACCAGTGTCGAGAAGTCAGTGGCTTGACACCAGAGGGACTGGGCAAAGCTGAACCACTGGACCGGGTTCTTCAACAG tttagTCACCTGGTATCCAGTGACTTGAAAGTACTTGGAAGGAGCTCTTACACACTCTGCAGTGATGGCCAGTTACTCATTCGACAAGTTCTCCACCCAGAAACATCCAAGAAG AACTTCTTGTTGTCAGACTGCTTCTATTCCTTTTATGATCTGCGCAAAGAATTCCACACTTGCTACCCAAGTTCAGCCGCCGTGAAAGATCAGACCATCAAGAGCATGGCAGAAT ATCTAGGCTTAGGGACAGATGAAGCAGAGGAAGACTTTGGCGTGTGGCAAGTGAAGACCATGGTGGCTATCATTTTCAGCATGCTCTCAGAAGGTTGTA ATCACGTATTTACTGAGCCTGAAACTGTGAAATACAAGTATGAAACAGGTCCTTG CAGTAAATCTGAAACTGTGGACAGTGAGACAGTAATACGTGCCAGGGGTTTGCCTTGGCAGTCTTCAGACCAGGATATCGCTCGATTTTTCAAAGGACTCAACATTGCCAA GGGTGGTGTGGCTCTTTGTCTGAATTCtcaaggaagaagaaatgggGAGGCTTTGGTTCGGTTTGTCAATTCTGAACAGAGAGACCTTGCCCTGGAAAGGCACAAGCATCACATGGGTAGCAGATACATTGAG GTTTACAAAGCCACTGGGGAAGAGTTCTTAAAAATTGCAGGAG GCACCTCCAATGAAGTGGCCCAGTTCTTATCCAAGGAGAATCAAGTCATCATCCGGATGAGAGGCCTTCCCTTCACCGCCACTCAGGAAGATGTCCTGGGCTTCCTGGGGCCCGAGTGCCCAGTcacaggagggaaggagggactCCTCTTTGTCAAGTACCCAGATGGCAGGCCCACAGGAGATGCATTTGTGTTATTTGCCTGTGAAGAATATGCACAGAATGCACttaaaaagcacaaagaaatacTTGGAAAACGTTACATTGAACTcttcaggagcacagcagcagaggtccAACAG GTACTCAATCGATACATGTCAACACCCCTTATTCCAACTCTTCCAACTCCCATCATTCCAGTCATCCCCCCACCATACACCATTGCCACCGGCAGCATCCGCGACTGTGTCCGGCTCAGGGGTCTGCCGTACACTGCTGGCATTGATGACATCTTGGAGTTTATGGGAGATGCCACGGGGGATATCAAGCCCCATGGAGTTCACATGGTCCTTAATCAGCAG GGACGACCGTCAGGTGATGCTTTTATCCAAATGAAATCTGCTGACAAAGCCTTTATGGTGGCtcaaaaatgtcacaaaaaaaTGATGAAGGACCGTTATGTGGAAGTATTCCAGTGTTCTGGAGAGGAGATGAACTTTGTTTTAATGGGTGGCACTTTAAATCGTAGTGGCTTATCCCCACCGCCATGTAAGTTACCAT GTCTTTCTCCACCAGCTTATGCTGCTTTCCAAACAGCAGCTGTgatcccagcagaggcagcagcccttTACCAGCCACAAGCCCTCTTGCCAACCACCAGGACGCCCCAGGCCTCCGCAGCTGCTCCTCCAACTGTTACCTACtacccagcccaggctgctcagctTTACATGAACTACACAGCTTACTACCCCAG TCCTCCAGTATCTCCTACCACGGTGGGGTACCTcgcagctcctccaggagctgtggcagctgctgccactgccacccacACTCCGATCCTGCCGCAGCCTGGAGCCTTGGTCCGGATGCAGGGCTTGCCATACAACACAGGAATGAAGGAGATACTCAGTTTCTTCCAGGGGTACCAG CTCCAAGCAGATTCCATCCTCATGCTTTACAACTTTAGTGGCCAGCCCAGTGGCGAGGCGTTGGTGACTTTTCCAAGCCTGGATCTAGCTAAGAAAGCAGTGGCTGAGAGAAAcgggcagctcctgggaagcCGCTGTGTACAATTGTACCTGGTCTAA